ttttatttttctgtttttattttatttttcactttaatcATTGAATACATCATTTCTTATTATGTTGAATAGAAATtagttttgataatttattttttttattttttattaattattatggtgtcaaaaaaatttttatattacaaCTAAtccttgattttataaaaaataaattcattttgttggttaaaaaagtaaaagtttaagcatttaaattgatataaaaaatgcaatgagtttttttttttcaacctacTATTCACTTGcctttttgagaattttttttattcataattctTTCACTATCTTTTTTGATCCTTTAGTTTGgaacttttatattttgatccaaacattcattttctttatattctAGTTAAAATGGTAAAGAGCTAATATTGgtgttattttatattctcaACTATCtacaaatgaataaaaatcaattgatcacattctgaaaataaaaaaaagtcaatcttGATGTCAATAGATTCcattcaacaaaaaaaccccattgaaatatttttaaacttttatcttgctaaaaaaaagagatcgaacttgagaaaataaatatctttgatttgattttgtattttttggttgttttaagGGGTTTCATGcttataaattagttttttggaGGATCTAatggtgttttttaaatgtttttaaatgaaaagagttgaaaaataaatttttagctCAAAAGAACACCTTAATGATTTCCCGGCCATCTCTACAGTGACTGAAATTTAGGCAGGAAGATAATGCgtcattttcatcatcttcttcttcttttaaaaaaagaaaaaagacacaTGACATATTATAGCagaaatttaaaagagaaatgaaaaaagcTTAGACACGTAGGCTCAAGCTTGTATTTTAAAGGCCTGAGTGAGCTAGGCAGGCTCGGGTGCCTagctttttttatatctttttctaataatttaaatgtgtACATAAGGGttcttaaaaactaattaattaaaaatatattagatatattattttattatattcgtTGAGAATctacttaaatattattttatttaatagtatttaattttactatgttttcaaataagattatgaatttttttttaatattagcaagtGATCTATTTATAcagctcatatatatatatattatcataaaaatttttaaaatcataaggtttttaattttaaaaaaagttgtgaaTGTTAATTAAAGATCAAAGCAAAAGGctgatttttcttgtaaaaaataagagataaaCAAACATGCAAATATTTTATCTCGACTgtctttctcattttattttctttctcttattttttttggatgacAATTCTAATTGCTAAGTTCatatgatttttgttcttataaaCATATTATGCAATTATAACTCGtatatttaagatttaaaaggAACAAATCCCTTAAATTATCttgcaataattaaaataaaaaatcataaaaactctAATGATTTAAACTCccagaaaaaaaagtatttttcttgtcaaaattcttttttttgttatttatgttttttcttaaataacaaTGATTTTCTTATCACCAACAcaattatttaaacaaaaactcgaaacaattaaaataaatatttatcaaaactcacatgattttaattaagtaaaaaaaaatacatttctttagtcaaaacttcatttttcttattctttaatttcttttttactttggagtgaatatatttttgttttatcaaaagcactgttatataaataaaaacctatCATGGAATGCaaagcaattataaagcaaagaACAAAAGATAacgtttttattattttcatgcaactttataaaaagctaaaagaataatgaattggagaaaataatataaaaaatgataataataaaatatatattttattctcattaaatACTTATGCCAATTCATTAAACTTATGCACATTATTTTCCtatctaattataaaaaatattacaaaaaaaaatccatatatcatttaaaaaacatggaatAATTGAATATAATAGGGAAAATGCagtaaatcaaaatcaaaaccatcgAGTTGGCATGCCCCAAGGTCTAAGGGTAAGacgtaaaataataataataataataaaataacaatcttgtTTTCGGGCTACCAAGATTATTTCTCAAACCTCCGGCCAGTGGCAGAGgctggaaaggaaaaaaataatttatgacttTCCCTTGAATGATTCAAGatttaagggataaaattaataatatttaaattttaacccttcccagaatttatttttttaatcttgaccCTATTTTTTTGCTCCGCCCCTATCTCCGGCAATGATAAGGaaatcactatttttttcttcatttttctctccGTTTTGTTAGAACCGTTTACTTAAGTCGTAGTAGATGGGCTTGGTGGACTTTGTAGTTTGCTGCGAGTCAGGCTTAATGGGCCTTtcctttttaagattaaaaaaaaaaaagaaaaaagaaaagaaaatgtaatgGTAAGAATGATAGGAAAACAAGTTTTTAGAAAAGAGTCGGCAATCCTGCTTGTGCTCCACCTAACCCGTCTTGAGTTTCACTGTAACGGTCAAAAGATAGATTGTTTCGCTATTATCTGATAGCTTCCAATTTTAGCAATTTGATCTACTTGTGTCACTGTTATCTTCTAGCTTCCAATTTTAGTAATTTGTTTAGATTAGGCGCACTGCATTGTTGGTCGAatcagttttcttttttaaaaaaaaaacataaaaaactataaaaaaattgcaaatgtGTATTTTAGAACCAtccaggttaacttgtcaaatccatAGCCCGTTTCACGAGACTatgataatctcatataaaacaaatcaaaataaattataaaatgaatcaactcaaaaattgaagaatggaatcaaaaaaattaattaaaaaataacaaaaacatttgACATGAGTTAACTTGCTAAACTCATGACGCGGGTCATGAGATCAgaatataatgaaattaaaataaccttatagaaagtaaacataaaaattatatgagtCAACCAggtttaacttttcaaacttttgatCAAGGATATGAATatgataaccttatataaattaaataaaaataaattatgaaacttaattttcaataaactcattgttaaaggttgaaattgaaaaaaaataataatttaaaaataaaaaatgatgaaacggCCTAAGTCTGCCAAAGTTAATCTGCAAAACATATGATCCGAGTTATAATAataagataatctcatagaaatcaaatcaaaataaatcaatcataattcataatcaactctATGTtggaggataaaaataaaataaaaaaagctaatttaaaaaagataaaaaaaaattcgagtcAACTGGGTTAACTTATCCAAACACACAATCCGAGTCTTCAAACCGAGATAACCTCAtggaaagtaaatcaaaataaactatgaagtctaatttttaattaatccaatgttaaaagataaaattaaaaaaaataacaattttttcatGCAAAAAGACAGCAAGACTTGCCGTCATCTAGTGCTTAGGTTCATCCTCTTCTTACCctcattatattatttattttgttgtttattctaataaaaaagtactctttcatttgcattttttatttggttcataATTTATGCTTTTTATGATACTCTTGCAAATCTTCTCCTTTTAATTTGCACACAAATTGTTTCTAACCATAGTATGCTCTCACCTTGATTACTTTTGTAAACATCAAGAGCTCATGACTTAACCTTTTATAAAAAACTGATTTGCTCTTCGATCTTCACAATTATTAATGTACTTTTTTATAAGGCTTCTTCCGCTGTCAATGCCTTCTTGTAAGCTTATATGCTTTCCAGCATCCCCGGCATTCAAGAACTTCGATCTTGcatgtttatttcttttgtatgggctattaaaaaatcacaagaaaaaacaGTATCTTATTAGCTAGGTTACAAGTtagaatatcattaaaaaaaaaaaaacattaataagatCCCGTGGAATTTATTGATGTTTaagtgttatttttaattttaaacagtGAAAAcatttctttaataattttatggaAAGAGTAATTTTTCCAGGGTGGGAAGTGGCACACTTATCGGTAGATTGTTGGTGCCAAATAATTTGCACCGCAGAAGAAACAAATATCGCGATAGCTTGTTTTGATGACACGGCGAGAATTCGCGGTGCTTTCGTTGGTTTgaattgtaataaaataaaaatcgaaGGGTATTAGTTTCAGAAGAAGCGCCAAAATTTCCTTCTCCTGGCAAGCGGCAAGGACAAAAAAGGGGAATTAAAAAGAAGTCATGtacaaattttcttctttatttatcttttattttttggcttAATCTCTCTCTTAATGACATTTAACTTTTTGACTCTTGTTTGGATTCAGATCTGCAGTCAAAAAATCCCCTTCCCATCAcaggtattttcttttttcttcttacagTTCGATTGGTTTCCAGGGAAATacaaaaagattgaaaagaaaGGATGCCATTTTTTTAATCCACGGGAAAGGGACAGGAacatgaaaagaataataacacCTAAAAGTCTCAAATCTTCCCATCTGggtgtgttttttttgtctttatcgCATCAGTCCTTGGGTTTGATTGATTGCTTGATCATTAGATCCATTTATCCAATAATGTGCTTGTCTTCTTGATTGGTTTTAATGGAACAATGcctctttcttctccttctccttcttctttgaTAAAAGAGAGGGCATAGCCTTCGAGGGCACAAGGAGAGTTCAAACTCATGTAGCCTACGATACAAGCTGCGGTGCTAACGATCTGCGCAAACCCGTTTAGATGGTGTGTGTTTTCGTgatcaaatcatgtttttaaaaattctgaaattcattctagatttaatttgttaatatttttatattgttttaatgtgtttatattaaaaataaattttaaaaaatattattttaatatatttataaataaaaaaaaatactttaaaaaccaaTTGGATACTTTACTCATTGAAGCCTTCTGCAAAAttcttattttcaatattaaaaaagccTTCACATCTAAACTGTTTGTCACTTTCATCTTGTTTAAGCAAGCTCACATTGCCTCAattctattatatataaacaatgaaataaaatggtTTGTTTTGTGGTGGATCccaggtgtgtgtgtgtgttgagcATAAAATAGTAATTCGAGTAACGAGTTTCAAAATGTCAGGGGGCTGGTGGCCCAAATGTTGTCTATGAAATTGAGATAACAATATTTTGCTGACCAACTTTCCACGTCTAGAGATGTAATTCACTCTCTTTTTTATGTCGACTGGAAGTATTGTTTTCTCGGTGGACCATGTTTTGTCATAGTCAAGTGTGGATCGAAGCCCTCTATGCTTGATGTAGAGGGttagagaaattaaaattatctgaTAACATTAATTTATCTATGGCTATTGTCAATTGGTCTGCTGCAATTCCTTTGACTAAGCTTCTCCAGGTTTTAGATTCAACACCCtcctttcttttaaattaatatcaaggAACCTTAGACTCGAAGGCAATGAAATTAATACATTCTACCGCAATTCCATGCACATATACTGAACTGTGAATGATCTTTTCAGAACTTAATGAGGGTTTAATAAGTTGTGTGCACGTTTCATTCTTCAACCAGCACTGCTTCTTTTATTTCAAtggatgatggtggtggtgttaTGCCTTTTATCGTATAGGATCTTCAGCTGATATGCTTCAGATGAAGAGAGcatttcattaatttgtttgagttgGCTGTAAATTCCCGATTATAAATCAAGAAGGTGATGGAGTTCGTCGGCAGCCATGAAGATCCTGAAAACATCGAACAAATCGAAGAGACTACAAGAGGTGCAGTATCTCTTATGTATAAACTCAAATTTCCTAAAATCTGCACTACTGCAGGTTATGATACTCAAGAACTGAGGCCAAAAAGAACGCATTTTCAGTATCTATAAGCGTCCAAGTTCAAAAGAGAAATTTCCTGCTAAAACTGAATATCCTCGTTTTACCAGTTATGTCAGCATTTGGCTCTCTATTTAGAGTTTAGACTGAAggcaattatgcaaaaatattacaatttgAATCTCGCAAGAATTGCTGAAGTTTGATTACATTTCTTAACAGGCCTTTCCCTATACTTCTCACCAGTTATCTGTTCTTCATAGAATCTTGAGCTTTGTGGTTTCATTCCCAAAGATGTTTAGTTTCTTGCTTTAAAGAATAGAGTGCAGATATACTAGTTATAGCCAGTTGTTGAAGGTTTAGATATTGAATTCCATATTTTCGTCTTATTTAATTTGCAGACATTGAACATAAAGTGGGAAAGATCTTGAAGCTTATACAGAACAATGGCCCAGCCAAGAAGGGTAAGATCCCGGAAGATTCAAAGAAAAGATCAGAACTTGTTGAACTTGTCGAGGATTTTCACAAACAGTACCAGTCTCTCTACGCACAATATGATTATCTCAGAGCAGAGATGGGGAAAAAGGCTCCAGGCaggaaagagaaggaaagtACTTCCTCTTCATCCTTCTCCGATTCAGAGTATTATTCTCCAGACATAGGCAGTGGCCTCCTCATAGATATGCATCTTGAAGCATCAGAGTACGGCTCTGCTGGAGAACTTGATGCTGCAAGCTTAGAAGCAACTGGGCTGAAGCATAGGTTGACCTCTGCTACTGCTGAAAACGAAGCTTTACGCACCAAATACAGCGCAGAATTACAAGAAGCAGACACCGTCAACAAGCAAAATAGGGAACTTTCAGCTCTTGTGAAGGTACATGAGCTTCATGACAGTCAAGCATCAGCTCAGATAAAGGAGCTGGAGGGACAGTTAGCAACACTGAAAACTGAGATGGATTCCTTGCACACCCTGAAGAAAGATTTCGAGGCACAGATTGAAAACAAAGCAGCTGAAGCTAAACATCTTCAAGAGAAAAACTCACAGCTGCTTTCACGTGTTTCGGAACTTAAACTGATGTCAAAAGAGAAAGGGGATGAGATATCTACAATCCAGAAGCAACTGAAGGATGGTGAGAAGAATTTCACATCTAGAATTGAAGATCTAATGGCACAGGTCAACAATCTGCAATTGGAGACGGTTTCTTTACGTTCTCAGAATGCTAAACTGGAAGCAAGTAAGCGGAAGGAAGTATCAGCTCAAGCCAAGGGCTTAAAGAACCGAATTAATATTTTGCAGAAGGAATTGGAATCCTTTCGAGGTGAGAAATCTCAACTGGAAGCTCAACTGAACATGAAAACCAAAGAAGTTGCGGAAAACCTGCTCCGGACAGAGACTTTGGAAGGTGAAATAGCAAAGAAGGCTATAACTGAACAGGAACTgctaaaagagaaagaaacctTTCTTGTGCAAAGAGAGGACCTGGAACTAGAAGCGAACTCTATCCGAAACCAAAAGAACAGACTGGAAGAGCTGATAAGAAGTAAGAACCAAGAGACAGATCAGTTGCGAGAAGAAGGGGAGAGGATGCACGCTAGAATATTAGAACTGGAGGGGATCTTATTAGATAGAGGGGATTCCTTTTCTCCTTGTCAGAAAGAATATGACAGCAGAGAGAATGAAACTTCTACTCAGATTATGGCCTTGAAATCACAGGTTTTTAGCTTACAACAGGATTTGGATTCCTTGCTGAGTGAGAAGAGTTTAGTGGAGACACAAAACGAGAGACTAAGGCGAGATGTTATGCAAATCCAGTTTCAGATGGAAAATGAAGTTCACAATTTAACGAGCAAGGTTGGAGAGCAGCAGAAAATCCTGAAAGACAAGGAGGATACTATAAAAAAGCTAACCGAGGAGACTAAAGTAGTCAGACATCATTTGCTGGATTCTCCAAAATATCGGTCATTGGATTCTCCAAAATATCGGTCGCTGGATTCCCCAAGGACAAATCCTCAGTCTTTAGAAAGGAAGATAGAAGAACTAGCAGGGAGCTTCCACATGAAAATGGAAAATCATATTCGAATCTTGTATCAGAGGATTTTAGTTGCCGAACAAATTCATGCTGAAACCAAAGATAGCTACAAGAAGATGAAAGACAGACTTGATCAAGAAAACATAGAgcttaatgaaaaaacaaaagcatttgAAGGTGAATTGAGGAAGATAAGGGAGATGTTCTTGGATGCAGGAGAGGTATTTTCAGGAGCGGAAACAATGCTCAAGAAATTCTACGAGGACAATGAAATTCTCTCCGACCCCATTTGCCGAATCTCAAACGAGCTTCAGTTTGCGAAGAGATGGATCACAGAAACAAAGGATGAGATAAAAAAGCTGAAACATAACGTGGATAGTTTGACATTGCAACTCAACGGCAAGGAAGAGAAGGAGCTCTTGTTAAGAGAAAAGGTGTGGAAACTAGAAGCAAAGCTGAGCAAGGAAGGAGGAGAAAAGCTGAATTCTGTTAGTCAGCTTGAGAGAATGGTAGTAAATTTAGAGCAGCAGGTAAAACATAAGGAAGATATTTTTCTGGGTGTCAGTGAGGAGAAGAGGGAGGCCATAAGGCAGCTTTGTATCTTGGTCGATTACCATCGCAGCCGCTATGATCATCTCAGAGAAGCAATATCAAAGAAGACTGTTCATATCAAGAGAGTGGCTTAGAAGAGATTTGCagacattttcttcttttgtttattaatgCTGTTATTCTGGTTTTAACAACATTAATTC
This region of Populus alba chromosome 3, ASM523922v2, whole genome shotgun sequence genomic DNA includes:
- the LOC118035064 gene encoding uncharacterized protein gives rise to the protein MEFVGSHEDPENIEQIEETTRDIEHKVGKILKLIQNNGPAKKGKIPEDSKKRSELVELVEDFHKQYQSLYAQYDYLRAEMGKKAPGRKEKESTSSSSFSDSEYYSPDIGSGLLIDMHLEASEYGSAGELDAASLEATGLKHRLTSATAENEALRTKYSAELQEADTVNKQNRELSALVKVHELHDSQASAQIKELEGQLATLKTEMDSLHTLKKDFEAQIENKAAEAKHLQEKNSQLLSRVSELKLMSKEKGDEISTIQKQLKDGEKNFTSRIEDLMAQVNNLQLETVSLRSQNAKLEASKRKEVSAQAKGLKNRINILQKELESFRGEKSQLEAQLNMKTKEVAENLLRTETLEGEIAKKAITEQELLKEKETFLVQREDLELEANSIRNQKNRLEELIRSKNQETDQLREEGERMHARILELEGILLDRGDSFSPCQKEYDSRENETSTQIMALKSQVFSLQQDLDSLLSEKSLVETQNERLRRDVMQIQFQMENEVHNLTSKVGEQQKILKDKEDTIKKLTEETKVVRHHLLDSPKYRSLDSPKYRSLDSPRTNPQSLERKIEELAGSFHMKMENHIRILYQRILVAEQIHAETKDSYKKMKDRLDQENIELNEKTKAFEGELRKIREMFLDAGEVFSGAETMLKKFYEDNEILSDPICRISNELQFAKRWITETKDEIKKLKHNVDSLTLQLNGKEEKELLLREKVWKLEAKLSKEGGEKLNSVSQLERMVVNLEQQVKHKEDIFLGVSEEKREAIRQLCILVDYHRSRYDHLREAISKKTVHIKRVA